The following proteins are co-located in the Labrys monachus genome:
- a CDS encoding IclR family transcriptional regulator: MSESNETSDDKYPLRSVGRALDVLQALGAGSGKGMSVGEIAEAIGVSRSTAFTLLQTMVARGFVADTRIGGARLYRLGLALVHLGDRAVAEMGITQIATPILQQLTDATQLTSRLAVLDDGYAVAIGRVDAPGPFRMTASLGRRELPHCSSVGKSLLARLPSEQVMAILTRLGMPRRTEHTLTSQAALIADLRAISARGYAFDNEEDNIGVVCVGAAVYDRTGDAVAAISVTCMKLGRSEEDLHQLGSAVRAYADRISQLLGGPAHSALPPLP, from the coding sequence GTGTCGGAATCCAACGAGACTTCAGACGACAAATATCCGCTGCGCAGCGTCGGCCGCGCGCTGGACGTGCTGCAGGCACTCGGCGCCGGCAGCGGCAAGGGCATGAGCGTCGGGGAGATCGCCGAAGCCATCGGCGTCTCGCGCTCGACCGCCTTCACTTTGCTGCAGACCATGGTGGCGCGCGGCTTCGTCGCGGATACGCGCATCGGCGGGGCACGCCTCTACCGGCTCGGCCTCGCTTTGGTGCATCTCGGCGATCGCGCCGTGGCCGAAATGGGCATCACCCAGATCGCCACGCCGATCCTGCAGCAATTGACCGACGCGACGCAGCTGACCTCGCGCCTGGCGGTGCTCGACGACGGCTATGCCGTGGCGATCGGGCGCGTCGACGCGCCCGGACCGTTCCGGATGACGGCCTCGCTCGGCCGACGCGAGCTGCCGCACTGCTCCTCGGTCGGCAAATCGCTGCTGGCGCGCCTGCCGAGCGAGCAGGTGATGGCGATCCTCACCCGTCTCGGCATGCCGCGCCGCACCGAGCACACGCTGACCTCGCAGGCCGCGCTGATCGCCGATCTCCGGGCGATATCGGCCCGCGGCTACGCCTTCGACAATGAGGAAGACAATATCGGCGTCGTCTGCGTCGGTGCGGCCGTCTACGACCGGACGGGGGACGCGGTCGCGGCAATCAGCGTCACCTGCATGAAGCTCGGACGCAGCGAGGAAGACCTGCACCAGCTCGGCTCCGCCGTGCGCGCCTATGCCGACCGCATCAGCCAATTGCTGGGCGGGCCGGCGCATTCCGCCCTGCCTCCCCTCCCCTGA
- a CDS encoding sugar ABC transporter substrate-binding protein has translation MSIVRTPMLAMAGLALLSSASGAGMAAHAAEKTVPDAAKTHQMPWGAFKLAPRIVKKIEAGEKANIVVGIEGTGIPIQGAEMRIGTKKGCEAANKELPADCRMVGPVNPDTTKQLAELETLLNSGQVDCLALQPPLPNQFTGIINKYADAGIPVFTLNIDAPKAKRFAFYALNEVQAGTINGEATAKLIKAKGIAVNEIAMGSGAPDQPWAQARMQGFEAGYKSVFPDAKFFNDVKSGIPTGKNFTTQEVLNSVTPFLTAHPEVTLFFHTDQGVEGVGNVIRNLKLNGKVFTSGFNVSGAILDAIGDGTTLVTIDQGFDNQAQAPVEQCAKYLATGETPADPLQYLRPIVITQAGGEGELSVDAGRQRLKAAH, from the coding sequence ATGTCCATCGTTCGAACGCCCATGCTCGCTATGGCCGGCCTCGCCCTGCTCTCCAGCGCCTCCGGCGCAGGCATGGCGGCCCATGCCGCCGAAAAGACCGTCCCCGACGCCGCCAAGACGCACCAGATGCCGTGGGGGGCGTTCAAGCTGGCGCCGCGGATCGTCAAGAAGATCGAGGCCGGGGAGAAGGCGAACATCGTCGTCGGCATCGAAGGCACGGGCATCCCGATCCAGGGCGCCGAGATGCGCATCGGGACGAAGAAGGGCTGCGAGGCCGCCAACAAGGAGCTTCCGGCCGATTGCCGCATGGTCGGCCCGGTCAACCCCGACACCACCAAGCAGCTCGCCGAACTCGAGACGCTGCTGAATTCCGGCCAGGTCGACTGCCTGGCGCTGCAGCCGCCGCTGCCGAACCAGTTCACCGGCATCATCAACAAATATGCCGATGCCGGCATTCCCGTCTTCACGCTCAACATCGACGCGCCGAAGGCCAAGCGCTTCGCCTTCTATGCGCTCAACGAGGTCCAGGCCGGCACCATCAACGGCGAGGCGACCGCCAAGCTGATCAAGGCGAAGGGCATCGCGGTCAATGAGATCGCCATGGGGAGCGGCGCTCCCGACCAGCCCTGGGCGCAGGCGCGCATGCAGGGCTTCGAGGCCGGCTACAAATCGGTCTTCCCGGACGCCAAGTTCTTCAACGACGTCAAGAGCGGCATTCCCACCGGCAAGAACTTCACCACCCAGGAAGTGCTGAATTCGGTCACCCCGTTCCTGACCGCCCATCCGGAAGTCACGCTGTTCTTCCACACCGACCAGGGGGTCGAGGGCGTCGGCAACGTCATCCGCAACCTGAAGCTCAACGGCAAGGTGTTCACCTCCGGCTTCAACGTCAGCGGGGCGATCCTCGACGCCATCGGCGACGGCACCACCCTGGTGACCATCGACCAGGGCTTCGACAACCAGGCGCAGGCGCCGGTGGAGCAATGCGCGAAATACCTCGCCACCGGCGAGACGCCGGCCGATCCGCTGCAATATCTTCGTCCGATCGTCATCACGCAGGCAGGCGGCGAGGGCGAGCTGAGCGTCGACGCCGGCCGCCAGCGCCTGAAGGCCGCGCACTGA
- a CDS encoding ABC transporter permease: MPQTLSALLGTQKVLNSLRALGLALAIVLIACIVQSQRSAFLSLENLLTLVRSMVALGMVAFAQMLVILLGEIDLSVGAVYGLAGTVAATLWLGGGSLPFTAPLLVALAAGLGVALLTGLVNGFLTVKAGLPSFITTLGMLNVADGLSLMISNATTFTPAYNDPLPPAWELTFFHGLGGALMPYDIPVETLWLLAAFALFWILRHWTVFGFRLVAMGGNAEAARVARLPLRKYKYLVFLLSGLMAGLAGIIDFSYVGSVGPTQSSSLSFQVIAAVVIGGASLNGGRGTIVGTLLGVILLALLNNGLALLGVGSFVQLLFIGLVTIGAVWLDLVSQRLIRSAGQRSARAGAGAAA, encoded by the coding sequence ATGCCGCAGACCCTTTCCGCCCTCCTGGGCACGCAAAAAGTCCTGAACAGCCTCAGAGCGCTGGGGCTTGCCCTCGCCATCGTGCTGATCGCCTGCATCGTCCAGTCGCAGCGCTCGGCCTTTCTCAGCCTGGAGAACCTGCTGACGCTGGTCCGCTCCATGGTCGCGCTCGGCATGGTCGCTTTCGCGCAGATGCTGGTGATCCTGCTCGGCGAGATCGATCTGTCCGTCGGCGCGGTCTACGGGCTCGCCGGCACGGTGGCGGCCACGCTCTGGCTCGGCGGCGGCAGCCTGCCCTTCACCGCGCCGCTGCTCGTCGCCTTGGCGGCCGGGCTCGGCGTCGCGCTGCTGACCGGCCTCGTGAACGGCTTCCTGACGGTGAAGGCCGGCCTGCCCTCCTTCATCACCACGCTCGGCATGCTCAACGTCGCCGACGGCCTGTCGCTGATGATCAGCAATGCCACCACCTTCACGCCCGCCTATAACGATCCGCTGCCGCCGGCCTGGGAACTGACGTTCTTCCACGGCCTCGGGGGTGCGCTGATGCCCTACGACATCCCGGTCGAGACGCTCTGGCTGCTGGCGGCGTTCGCTCTGTTCTGGATCCTTCGCCACTGGACCGTCTTCGGCTTCCGCCTGGTGGCGATGGGCGGCAATGCCGAAGCGGCGCGTGTCGCCCGCCTGCCGCTGCGCAAATACAAATATCTCGTCTTCCTGCTCAGCGGCCTGATGGCGGGCCTCGCCGGCATCATCGACTTCTCCTATGTCGGCTCGGTCGGCCCGACCCAGTCGAGCTCGCTGTCGTTCCAGGTGATCGCGGCCGTCGTCATCGGCGGCGCCAGCCTGAACGGCGGCCGCGGCACGATCGTCGGCACGCTTCTGGGCGTGATCCTGCTGGCGCTCCTCAACAACGGCCTCGCGCTGCTGGGCGTAGGCTCCTTCGTCCAGTTGTTGTTCATCGGCCTGGTGACGATCGGCGCCGTGTGGCTCGACCTCGTGTCGCAGAGGCTGATCCGCAGCGCCGGGCAGCGCTCGGCCCGCGCCGGCGCGGGAGCGGCGGCATGA
- a CDS encoding ATP-binding cassette domain-containing protein: MIRLTGKGITKRYGATRALDGLDLDITSGEIIGIAGPNGAGKSTLMRMLAGEEKADSGEIVLTRPDGPVQEVWRRVAVVHQEPHVWPNMTVEQNLAVGREGRWFGRVAPDRSAANAVLERLGIASFAHYELADLSLAVQQRVEIARAMLSDADVYLFDEPNSALTEQESEALFSTMGELARDGRIVLLITHRLNDFARSCQRVLVLRDGRISGELRGAEVSETSIAAQLTATHAREMDAASRPGRPDRAVQSSTPVLRLERCADRLGAFGDVSLDLMPGRIIALSGVEGSGARELAQAIGAFRPMQAADGAVLRHRASVSYLAASRRHTVFHNMSVGENFAARLGGKALHGWAPLLDTGRIEALARRSVARYRVKTGGTRLPITSLSGGNQQKVVLGAAMEQNTDIIVIEEPTRGVDISSKADIYDLLRDFAASGRAVVVFCTEVQEIFDAADEVVVLSGGRIVGRIDMAGIADIPALGDLLARYESGNDTLPAGGDAAGDLARPASAGVAGA; the protein is encoded by the coding sequence ATGATCCGCCTGACCGGCAAGGGCATCACCAAGCGCTACGGCGCCACCCGGGCGCTCGACGGGCTCGATCTCGACATCACCTCCGGCGAGATCATCGGCATCGCCGGCCCGAACGGCGCCGGCAAGAGCACGCTCATGCGGATGCTCGCCGGCGAGGAGAAGGCCGACAGCGGCGAGATCGTGCTGACCCGCCCGGACGGGCCGGTGCAAGAGGTGTGGCGCCGCGTCGCCGTGGTGCACCAGGAGCCCCATGTCTGGCCCAACATGACAGTCGAGCAGAATCTCGCCGTCGGCCGGGAAGGACGCTGGTTCGGCCGCGTCGCGCCGGACAGGAGCGCGGCGAATGCCGTGCTCGAACGGCTCGGCATCGCCTCCTTCGCGCATTATGAGCTCGCCGATCTCTCGCTCGCCGTGCAGCAGCGCGTCGAGATCGCCCGCGCGATGCTGAGCGACGCCGACGTCTATCTGTTCGACGAGCCCAATTCGGCCCTGACCGAACAGGAATCCGAGGCATTGTTCAGCACGATGGGCGAGCTGGCGCGCGACGGCCGGATCGTCCTGCTGATCACGCACCGGCTCAACGATTTCGCCCGCAGCTGCCAGCGCGTGCTCGTCCTGCGCGACGGACGCATCAGCGGCGAGCTCAGGGGCGCCGAGGTCAGCGAGACGTCGATCGCCGCGCAGCTGACGGCCACCCATGCCCGCGAGATGGACGCCGCGAGCCGGCCCGGCCGCCCGGACCGGGCGGTGCAATCCTCCACGCCCGTGCTGCGGCTCGAGCGCTGCGCCGACCGGCTCGGCGCCTTCGGGGACGTCTCGCTCGACCTGATGCCGGGCCGGATCATCGCCCTTTCCGGGGTGGAGGGCTCCGGCGCGCGCGAACTGGCGCAGGCGATCGGCGCCTTCCGCCCGATGCAGGCGGCCGACGGGGCCGTCCTGCGCCACCGCGCATCGGTCTCCTATCTGGCGGCGAGCCGGCGGCATACCGTCTTCCACAATATGAGCGTCGGCGAGAATTTCGCGGCGCGGCTGGGCGGAAAGGCCCTCCACGGATGGGCACCTCTGCTCGATACCGGCAGGATCGAGGCCCTGGCCCGGCGTAGCGTCGCCCGCTACCGCGTCAAGACCGGCGGAACGCGGCTGCCGATCACCTCGCTGAGCGGCGGCAACCAGCAGAAGGTCGTGCTCGGCGCCGCCATGGAGCAGAACACCGACATCATAGTCATCGAGGAGCCGACTCGCGGCGTCGACATCTCCAGCAAGGCCGACATCTACGATCTGCTGAGGGATTTCGCCGCCTCGGGCCGGGCGGTCGTCGTGTTCTGCACCGAGGTACAGGAGATATTCGACGCGGCGGACGAGGTCGTCGTCCTGTCGGGAGGCCGGATCGTCGGTCGGATCGACATGGCCGGGATCGCCGATATTCCGGCCCTCGGCGATCTTCTCGCACGCTACGAAAGCGGTAATGATACCTTGCCCGCCGGCGGCGATGCGGCCGGCGACCTGGCCCGGCCCGCCTCCGCCGGCGTTGCGGGGGCGTAG
- a CDS encoding Lrp/AsnC family transcriptional regulator: MLRAVTGGTAIAKYTPDDLDRRIIAQLRTDGRASLSKLSAALGIARGTAQNRLDRLMETGTLLGFTARVREDYDVDTVRAVMMVEVVGKSTTQVIRKLRGIPEIHTLHTTNGNWDLVADIRAANLSEFDRVLREVRMIDGVANSETSLLLSSV; this comes from the coding sequence ATGCTCAGAGCTGTAACCGGGGGCACGGCCATCGCCAAATACACGCCCGACGATCTGGACCGCCGCATCATCGCCCAGCTGCGCACCGACGGCCGCGCTTCCCTGTCCAAGCTCTCGGCGGCGCTCGGCATCGCGCGCGGAACGGCGCAGAACCGACTCGATCGCCTGATGGAGACCGGCACGCTTCTCGGCTTCACGGCGCGCGTGAGGGAGGATTACGACGTCGATACCGTCCGCGCCGTGATGATGGTCGAGGTCGTCGGCAAATCGACGACGCAGGTCATCCGCAAGCTGCGGGGCATCCCCGAAATCCACACCCTGCACACCACCAACGGCAATTGGGACCTCGTCGCCGATATCCGCGCGGCGAACCTGTCCGAATTCGACCGGGTCCTGCGCGAGGTCCGCATGATCGACGGGGTGGCGAACAGCGAGACCAGCCTTCTGCTCAGCAGCGTCTGA
- a CDS encoding ornithine cyclodeaminase, which translates to MLSPLPSARAMVPFVSVGNMMRLVHHLGVETVLAELTDAVEADFRRWESFDKTPRVASHSRTGVIELMPTSDGTIYGFKYVNGHPRNIAAGLQTVTAFGLLAEVATGYPVLLSEMTILTALRTAATSAMAARHLAPRGTRIMAMIGNGAQAEFQALAMKAVCGIDTVRLYDVDPDATRKTMRNLAGSGLRTFACASAQDAIEGAGIITTCTADKQFATILTDNMVGPGVHINAIGGDCPGKTELHRDVLRRSDVFVEYPPQTRIEGEIQQMAPDFPVTELWQVVTGAAPGRRDPRQITLFDSVGFAVEDFSALRYVRERLAGTDFYETLDMIADPDDPRDLFGMLQRAKAATR; encoded by the coding sequence ATGCTTTCACCGCTTCCGTCCGCCAGGGCCATGGTGCCCTTCGTCAGCGTCGGGAACATGATGCGCCTCGTCCATCATCTCGGCGTCGAAACCGTGCTGGCGGAACTCACCGATGCCGTCGAGGCCGACTTCCGGCGGTGGGAGAGCTTCGACAAGACCCCGCGCGTGGCCAGCCATTCGCGCACCGGCGTCATCGAACTGATGCCGACTTCCGACGGCACCATCTACGGCTTCAAATATGTCAACGGCCATCCGCGCAACATCGCGGCGGGGCTGCAGACCGTCACCGCCTTCGGCCTGCTCGCCGAGGTGGCGACCGGCTATCCCGTCCTGCTGTCGGAGATGACGATATTGACCGCGCTCAGGACGGCGGCGACCTCGGCGATGGCCGCGCGGCACCTCGCGCCGAGGGGCACGCGCATCATGGCGATGATCGGCAACGGCGCCCAGGCCGAATTCCAGGCGCTGGCGATGAAGGCGGTATGCGGCATCGACACCGTCCGCCTCTACGACGTCGATCCGGATGCGACGCGCAAGACCATGCGCAACCTCGCCGGCTCCGGCCTGCGGACGTTCGCCTGCGCCTCGGCCCAGGACGCCATCGAAGGGGCCGGCATCATCACCACCTGCACGGCCGACAAGCAGTTCGCGACCATCCTCACCGACAACATGGTCGGCCCCGGCGTCCACATCAACGCGATCGGGGGCGACTGCCCGGGCAAGACCGAGCTGCACCGCGACGTCCTGCGCCGCTCCGACGTCTTCGTCGAATATCCGCCGCAGACCCGCATCGAGGGCGAGATCCAGCAGATGGCGCCGGACTTTCCGGTGACCGAGCTCTGGCAGGTCGTCACCGGCGCGGCGCCGGGGCGCCGCGATCCCCGGCAGATCACCCTGTTCGACAGCGTCGGCTTCGCCGTCGAGGACTTCTCCGCCCTGCGCTATGTGCGCGAGCGGCTTGCCGGCACGGATTTCTACGAGACTCTCGACATGATCGCCGATCCCGACGATCCGCGCGATCTGTTCGGCATGCTGCAGCGCGCGAAGGCGGCGACGCGATGA
- the ctlX gene encoding citrulline utilization hydrolase CtlX, whose translation MMPKSSTYSIQAPAAVVMVRPHHFTVNTETAADNRFQTGQEPSEDLARRAYDEITRAAETLERHGVAVHLFEDTGEQTPDSVFPNNWFSTHAGGHVALYPMKAPSRRRERRGDVIDMLKARYRVQDVIDYSGLEPDGLFLEGTGAMVLDHIDRVAYAVRSDRTDPIALERFSTHFNFEPMVFDARDADGIAVYHTNVLMCVATDFALIGLDMLTDATRRQEIVARLERSGRRVVALTTDQIARFAGNALELQGRQGRILALSTTALAALEREQIAAIEDSAMLLALDIPTIERAGGSVRCTLAGIHLTPRG comes from the coding sequence ATGATGCCGAAGAGTTCGACCTATTCGATCCAGGCGCCGGCCGCCGTCGTGATGGTGCGGCCGCACCATTTCACCGTGAACACCGAGACCGCGGCCGACAACCGCTTCCAGACCGGCCAGGAACCAAGCGAGGATCTGGCGCGGCGGGCCTATGACGAGATCACCCGGGCGGCCGAGACGCTGGAGCGCCACGGCGTCGCCGTGCATCTGTTCGAGGATACCGGGGAGCAGACGCCCGATTCCGTCTTCCCCAACAACTGGTTCTCGACCCATGCCGGCGGCCATGTGGCGCTCTATCCGATGAAGGCTCCCAGCCGCCGGCGCGAACGGCGCGGCGACGTCATCGACATGCTGAAGGCCCGCTACCGGGTGCAGGACGTGATCGACTATTCCGGCCTCGAACCCGACGGCCTCTTCCTCGAAGGCACCGGCGCCATGGTCCTCGACCATATCGACCGGGTCGCCTATGCCGTGCGCTCCGACCGCACCGACCCGATCGCGCTCGAACGCTTCTCGACGCATTTCAATTTCGAGCCGATGGTGTTCGACGCCCGCGACGCGGACGGCATTGCCGTCTACCACACCAATGTCCTGATGTGCGTCGCCACCGATTTCGCCCTGATCGGCCTGGACATGCTGACCGACGCGACGCGGCGCCAGGAGATCGTCGCCAGGCTGGAGCGCTCGGGCCGCCGCGTCGTCGCCCTCACCACCGACCAGATCGCGCGCTTCGCCGGCAACGCGCTGGAGCTGCAGGGCCGGCAGGGGCGCATCCTCGCGCTGTCGACGACCGCCCTCGCCGCGCTCGAGCGCGAGCAGATCGCCGCGATCGAAGACAGCGCCATGCTCCTCGCTCTCGACATACCCACCATCGAGCGGGCGGGCGGCTCGGTCCGCTGCACCCTCGCCGGCATCCATCTGACGCCGCGCGGGTGA
- a CDS encoding LysR substrate-binding domain-containing protein: MADLRNLPLPTLRTFEAAARHQSLSKAAAELNLTDSAVSHQLRRLEEALGYDLFGKAGRGVVLTEAGRAFAKTVAAALQEILAAAIRLSEADQVGGRLDIACPPMFASAWLAKHLKDFCRDHPTVECHIRLVENQRAAELGDADIAIAFGPGGWADRWSALLAHVEITPVCSPTLFQSIGRTIATPADLAHSILLHWDDGSEWRRWLSEAGSADVGQKARHLYCSDLGMAIDLAIDGAGVALVSDTLSSTDIRKGLLLRPFAFSIDAFGGWHVLCSHAGLGRASARQFLRWLLAAFGRDDAWASIPDLHHPRGPAS, encoded by the coding sequence ATGGCCGATCTACGCAATCTGCCCCTGCCGACGCTGAGGACGTTCGAGGCGGCCGCGCGGCATCAGAGCCTCTCCAAGGCCGCGGCGGAGCTCAACCTGACGGACAGCGCCGTCAGCCACCAGCTGCGCCGGCTGGAGGAGGCGCTCGGCTACGACCTTTTCGGCAAGGCCGGCCGCGGCGTGGTGCTGACGGAAGCCGGGCGCGCCTTCGCCAAGACCGTCGCCGCCGCGCTGCAGGAGATCCTGGCGGCGGCGATCCGCCTGTCGGAAGCCGATCAGGTCGGCGGACGGCTCGACATCGCCTGCCCGCCGATGTTCGCCAGCGCATGGCTGGCCAAGCATCTGAAGGATTTCTGCCGGGATCACCCGACCGTCGAATGCCATATCCGTCTGGTCGAGAACCAGCGGGCAGCCGAACTCGGCGACGCCGATATCGCCATCGCTTTCGGCCCGGGCGGATGGGCGGACCGCTGGTCGGCGCTGCTCGCCCATGTCGAGATAACCCCCGTCTGCAGCCCGACGCTGTTCCAGAGCATCGGGCGGACGATCGCCACGCCCGCCGATCTCGCGCATAGCATTCTCCTGCATTGGGACGACGGCTCGGAATGGAGGCGCTGGCTGTCGGAAGCAGGCTCGGCCGATGTCGGCCAGAAGGCGCGCCACCTCTATTGCAGCGACCTCGGCATGGCGATCGACCTCGCCATTGACGGCGCCGGCGTCGCGCTCGTCAGCGACACCCTGTCGTCCACCGACATCCGCAAGGGTCTGCTCCTGCGTCCCTTCGCCTTTTCCATCGACGCCTTCGGCGGCTGGCACGTCCTGTGCAGCCATGCCGGCCTCGGCCGGGCCAGCGCGCGCCAGTTCCTGCGCTGGCTGCTCGCCGCCTTCGGCCGGGATGACGCATGGGCCTCGATCCCCGACCTGCACCACCCGCGCGGCCCGGCTTCCTGA
- a CDS encoding ABC transporter ATP-binding protein, whose product MLKLAVSGIHKSYSGQEVLKGVSIEAAAGDVISIIGASGSGKSTLLRCINFLERPSAGRVAVDGEVLATVKDRDGMLRASDRAQLQRMRSKLAMVFQNFCLWSHMSVLSNVIEAPISVLGVRKPEAIERAKANLAKVGLGFDVLAKYPAHLSGGQQQRVAIARALSMNPDVMLFDEPTSALDPELVSEVLKVMQALAEEGRTMIVVTHEMGFARQASSRVVFLHQGLVEEEGEPGTIFTQARSTRLRQFLAGRLKH is encoded by the coding sequence ATGCTGAAGCTCGCCGTCAGCGGCATTCATAAATCCTACAGCGGCCAGGAGGTCCTGAAGGGCGTCTCGATCGAGGCCGCGGCAGGCGACGTGATCAGCATCATCGGCGCCAGCGGATCGGGCAAGAGCACCCTCCTGCGCTGCATCAATTTCCTCGAACGCCCCAGCGCCGGCCGGGTGGCGGTCGACGGCGAGGTGCTGGCGACGGTCAAGGACCGCGACGGCATGCTCAGGGCGAGCGATCGGGCGCAATTGCAGCGGATGCGCAGCAAGCTCGCCATGGTGTTCCAGAATTTCTGCCTCTGGTCGCACATGTCGGTTCTCTCCAATGTCATCGAGGCGCCGATCAGCGTCCTCGGCGTGCGCAAGCCCGAGGCGATCGAGCGGGCGAAGGCCAACCTGGCGAAAGTCGGCCTGGGCTTCGACGTTCTCGCCAAATATCCGGCGCATCTTTCCGGCGGCCAGCAGCAGCGCGTGGCGATCGCCCGGGCGCTGAGCATGAATCCCGACGTCATGCTCTTCGACGAGCCGACATCCGCCCTCGACCCCGAACTGGTGAGCGAAGTCCTCAAGGTGATGCAGGCGCTCGCCGAGGAGGGGAGGACGATGATCGTCGTCACCCATGAGATGGGCTTCGCGCGGCAGGCGTCGAGCCGCGTCGTCTTCCTCCATCAGGGGCTGGTCGAGGAGGAAGGCGAGCCGGGAACGATCTTCACCCAGGCCCGCAGCACCCGGCTGCGCCAGTTTCTCGCCGGACGGCTGAAGCACTGA
- a CDS encoding transporter substrate-binding domain-containing protein: protein MRTILISLAAALALAGAASAAEAADRVSIATDATFPPFESVDSSGKLVGYDIELMQAVCDAAKLDCNIFGAAWDGMIPGLIAGKYDALISQLTVTEKRRKVIAFSDIYEHPVFRFVARKGTSFDFASGGLKGKTIAVQTGTPMDAYVTAHFPEATIKRYDSGSAPYLELAAGRADLHISYQAQIVNSFLKGDAGKDFALVGPELTGKDAKEFGEGVAIAVGKKNTKLLDDINRGLAAVRASGKLDALNAKYLGQ, encoded by the coding sequence ATGAGAACGATACTGATCTCGCTCGCCGCCGCGCTGGCGCTCGCCGGGGCTGCGAGCGCGGCCGAGGCGGCCGACAGGGTTTCGATCGCCACCGATGCGACCTTTCCGCCCTTCGAATCCGTCGATTCCAGCGGCAAGCTCGTCGGCTACGACATCGAGCTCATGCAGGCGGTCTGCGATGCGGCCAAGCTCGACTGCAACATCTTCGGCGCGGCGTGGGACGGCATGATCCCCGGCCTGATCGCGGGCAAATACGACGCCCTGATCTCCCAGCTCACGGTGACCGAGAAGAGGCGCAAGGTCATCGCCTTCAGCGACATCTACGAGCATCCGGTCTTCCGCTTCGTCGCCAGGAAGGGGACGTCCTTCGACTTCGCGTCCGGCGGGCTCAAGGGCAAGACCATCGCCGTCCAGACCGGCACGCCGATGGACGCCTATGTCACCGCCCACTTCCCGGAGGCGACGATCAAGCGCTACGATTCGGGCAGCGCGCCCTATCTCGAGCTCGCCGCCGGCCGCGCCGATCTCCACATCAGCTACCAGGCGCAGATCGTCAACAGCTTCCTCAAGGGCGATGCCGGCAAGGATTTCGCCCTCGTCGGGCCGGAACTCACCGGCAAGGACGCCAAGGAATTCGGCGAAGGCGTCGCCATCGCCGTCGGCAAGAAGAACACCAAGCTGCTCGACGACATCAACAGGGGTCTGGCCGCCGTTCGCGCGAGCGGCAAGCTCGACGCGCTCAACGCCAAATATCTGGGCCAATAA
- a CDS encoding ABC transporter permease, with the protein MTLAYVATILAAGPTTLLLALSSLLVAIVLGFAAAFAKLSRSPVLRGAAGLYTFVIRGIPDLVVMLLVYYSLPALLNQFADALGFDIRFEFSPVVAGVATLGLIFGAYMTETFKSALQNIPKGQIEAAMAYGLSRRRLFLRIVLPQLVRLALPGFTNNWLVLAKATALVSLIGLQDVMFRAKGAAEATAMPFTFYLVAAGFYLAVTLASMALLVHAARRFELGTKAFEP; encoded by the coding sequence ATGACCTTAGCCTATGTCGCCACGATCCTCGCAGCAGGGCCCACCACCCTGCTGCTCGCCCTTTCGTCGCTGCTCGTGGCGATCGTGCTCGGCTTCGCGGCGGCCTTCGCCAAGCTCTCGCGCAGCCCCGTGCTGCGCGGAGCCGCCGGCCTCTATACGTTCGTCATCCGCGGCATCCCCGACCTCGTCGTCATGCTGCTGGTCTATTACAGCCTGCCGGCGCTCCTAAACCAATTCGCCGATGCGCTGGGCTTCGACATCCGGTTCGAGTTCTCGCCGGTCGTCGCCGGCGTCGCGACGCTCGGCCTGATCTTCGGCGCCTATATGACGGAAACCTTCAAGTCGGCGCTCCAGAACATTCCGAAGGGCCAGATCGAAGCCGCGATGGCCTATGGCCTGAGCCGCCGCCGCCTGTTCCTGCGCATCGTGCTGCCTCAGCTCGTCCGGCTCGCGCTGCCGGGCTTCACCAACAATTGGCTGGTGCTGGCGAAGGCGACCGCGCTCGTCTCGCTGATCGGCCTCCAGGACGTGATGTTCCGCGCCAAGGGCGCCGCCGAGGCGACGGCGATGCCGTTCACCTTCTATCTCGTCGCCGCCGGCTTCTATCTGGCCGTCACCCTCGCCTCGATGGCGCTCCTCGTCCATGCGGCGCGGCGCTTCGAGCTCGGCACGAAGGCGTTCGAGCCATGA